A stretch of the Geovibrio thiophilus genome encodes the following:
- a CDS encoding ABC transporter ATP-binding protein, with the protein MKQNNTSLPVLEVKGLTMDFGGLRAVDHVDMEIQNGEIVALIGPNGAGKTTFFNCITGIYNPSDGDIVVHTKFGEKRVNGKKPNQVTELGLARTFQNIRLFPNMTVLENVMIGRHCRTKAKVIGALLRDPRTRREEKNAASVSYAILEKIGLTSLANEMASNLPYGAQRRLEIARALATDPVLLLLDEPAAGMNPQETEDLTGLIREIRDKDKISILLIEHDMKLVMNLSDRIYVMDHGQRIAAGTPLEIKNNPEVIKAYLGEDADA; encoded by the coding sequence ATGAAGCAAAATAACACCAGCCTTCCCGTTCTTGAGGTGAAGGGGCTTACCATGGATTTCGGCGGTTTAAGAGCCGTTGACCATGTTGATATGGAGATACAGAACGGTGAGATAGTCGCTCTCATCGGTCCCAACGGAGCCGGAAAAACCACTTTTTTCAACTGCATTACAGGTATATACAACCCCTCTGACGGGGATATAGTCGTCCACACCAAGTTCGGCGAAAAAAGAGTAAACGGTAAGAAACCCAATCAGGTAACTGAGCTGGGGCTTGCGAGAACCTTCCAGAACATCAGACTTTTTCCTAATATGACCGTTCTTGAGAACGTCATGATCGGCAGACACTGCCGCACAAAGGCGAAAGTAATAGGCGCACTCCTGCGCGATCCCCGCACCAGAAGGGAGGAAAAGAACGCTGCGTCGGTAAGCTATGCTATTCTGGAGAAAATAGGTCTCACAAGTCTCGCCAACGAAATGGCGAGCAATCTTCCCTACGGCGCTCAGCGCAGGCTTGAGATTGCCCGCGCACTTGCCACCGATCCTGTTCTTCTTCTTCTTGATGAACCGGCAGCCGGCATGAACCCGCAGGAAACCGAAGATCTCACAGGACTCATCCGAGAGATCAGGGATAAGGATAAAATATCTATTCTGCTTATAGAACATGACATGAAACTGGTCATGAACCTTTCCGACAGGATATATGTCATGGATCACGGGCAGAGAATTGCCGCAGGAACTCCTCTTGAGATAAAGAACAATCCCGAAGTCATCAAAGCCTATCTTGGGGAGGACGCCGATGCTTGA
- a CDS encoding ABC transporter permease subunit: MLNELKKSFVTALWFMFLTFPIMVIKVNTVHNTIVWRWNNLLYIGIGAFFGSMLWRWLHYKKTHISERNIRARLKNGLQNTLVDNKKVLYPLIAAAVVFTFAFPHMSNTYQVNIMTTALMYVVLGLGLNIVVGLAGLLDLGYVAFYAVGAYSYALLNHHFGLGFWAVLPIGGALAMMFGIVLGFPVLRLRGDYLAIVTLGFGEIIRLVLENWNDFSFGPSGIAGIDRPAFFGLKLNLSQSMTALYYLVLVLAVITIFCVSRLQNSRIGRAWLALREDEIACQAMGIDKTKTKLTAFALGATWAGFMGVVFAAKTTFVNPASFTFLESAIILAIVVLGGMGSILGVILAALILILLPEYLRAFSELRMLIFGGSMVLMMVFRPQGLISNVRRKYLFDKMNFGGEKANEAK; this comes from the coding sequence ATGCTGAATGAGCTGAAAAAATCGTTTGTAACCGCCTTATGGTTCATGTTTCTCACATTCCCCATAATGGTGATTAAGGTTAACACTGTTCATAATACCATTGTCTGGCGCTGGAACAATCTGCTCTATATAGGAATAGGCGCATTTTTCGGTTCCATGCTGTGGCGCTGGCTGCATTATAAAAAGACCCACATCAGCGAAAGAAACATCAGGGCAAGGCTGAAAAACGGACTCCAGAACACCCTTGTGGACAACAAGAAGGTTCTGTATCCTCTGATTGCCGCCGCGGTGGTGTTTACCTTCGCATTCCCTCATATGTCCAACACGTATCAGGTCAATATCATGACCACGGCGCTTATGTACGTTGTTCTCGGTCTCGGTCTTAACATAGTCGTCGGGCTTGCCGGTCTTCTTGACCTAGGCTATGTGGCGTTTTACGCCGTGGGAGCTTACAGCTACGCCCTTCTGAACCATCACTTCGGTCTGGGCTTCTGGGCGGTGCTGCCCATAGGCGGAGCCCTTGCCATGATGTTCGGGATAGTCCTCGGCTTCCCTGTGCTCAGGCTCAGGGGCGATTATCTGGCGATAGTTACTCTGGGCTTCGGAGAGATTATCCGCCTCGTGCTTGAAAACTGGAACGACTTCTCTTTCGGTCCCAGCGGCATAGCAGGCATAGACAGACCGGCATTCTTCGGGCTTAAACTTAATCTCTCCCAGTCAATGACAGCGCTTTACTATCTTGTTCTTGTTCTGGCGGTGATCACTATTTTCTGTGTCAGCAGACTCCAGAACTCCCGTATAGGCAGGGCATGGCTTGCTCTCCGTGAGGATGAGATAGCTTGTCAGGCTATGGGCATAGACAAAACAAAGACAAAGCTCACCGCTTTTGCCCTCGGCGCAACGTGGGCGGGCTTCATGGGCGTTGTGTTCGCGGCGAAGACCACATTCGTCAACCCTGCGAGCTTCACCTTTCTTGAGTCTGCGATCATTCTCGCCATTGTTGTTCTCGGCGGTATGGGCTCAATCCTCGGCGTAATTCTTGCAGCGCTTATACTCATACTCCTTCCTGAGTATCTCAGGGCGTTTTCCGAGCTGCGTATGCTTATTTTCGGCGGGTCGATGGTGCTCATGATGGTGTTCAGACCTCAGGGACTCATCAGCAACGTGCGGCGGAAATATTTATTCGACAAAATGAATTTCGGGGGGGAGAAAGCAAATGAAGCAAAATAA
- a CDS encoding branched-chain amino acid ABC transporter permease: protein MDYFLQLFLSGLTRGSIYALIALGYTMVYGIIQLINFAHGEIYMIGAFTALIVASVLGIMGFSGLSILILAGIAAVIYSSAYGYTMEKIAYRPLRNAPRLSPLISAIGMSIFLQNYVLLAQTSDFLPFPALIPEFEFIKPVSHIMSSAELVIILSSAVIMVLLTLFIKFTRMGKAMRATAQDKKMALLVGIDVDKVISMTFIIGSSLAALGGILIASHIGQINFYIGFIAGIKAFTAAVLGGIGSIPGAVLGALILGWTESFATGYVSSDYEDVFAFALLVLILIFRPAGILGKSTAQKV from the coding sequence ATGGATTATTTTCTTCAGCTATTTTTAAGCGGCCTCACAAGAGGCAGCATCTATGCGCTTATCGCTTTGGGCTACACCATGGTTTACGGCATCATCCAGCTGATAAACTTCGCCCACGGGGAAATTTATATGATAGGCGCGTTCACGGCACTTATTGTCGCCAGCGTTTTGGGTATCATGGGCTTCAGCGGTCTCAGCATACTCATTCTGGCGGGAATAGCGGCGGTTATTTATTCATCCGCCTACGGTTACACTATGGAAAAGATCGCTTACAGACCTCTGAGAAATGCACCGAGGCTTTCCCCTCTGATCAGCGCGATAGGAATGTCTATATTCCTCCAGAACTATGTACTTCTTGCACAGACATCAGACTTCCTCCCCTTTCCGGCGCTTATACCGGAATTTGAATTTATCAAACCTGTATCGCATATAATGAGTTCCGCGGAGCTTGTTATCATCCTCAGCAGTGCGGTGATAATGGTTCTGCTGACTCTGTTCATAAAGTTTACCAGAATGGGCAAAGCAATGAGAGCCACGGCTCAGGACAAAAAAATGGCGCTTCTTGTGGGAATAGACGTTGATAAGGTCATTTCCATGACATTCATCATAGGCTCCTCCCTTGCGGCGTTAGGCGGAATCCTCATCGCCTCCCACATAGGGCAGATAAACTTTTACATAGGCTTCATTGCGGGGATCAAGGCGTTTACCGCGGCAGTTCTCGGCGGCATAGGCAGCATTCCGGGCGCGGTTCTCGGCGCTCTTATCCTCGGCTGGACGGAGAGCTTCGCAACAGGCTACGTTTCCAGCGACTATGAAGATGTTTTCGCTTTCGCCCTGCTTGTTCTGATCCTTATTTTCAGACCTGCGGGCATTCTCGGCAAATCCACGGCTCAGAAGGTGTAG